In one Mesorhizobium australicum genomic region, the following are encoded:
- a CDS encoding response regulator transcription factor, producing the protein MATIALVDDDRNILTSVSIALESEGYRVETYTDGASALEGLTARPPNLAIFDIKMPRMDGMELLRRLRQKSDLPVIFLTSKDDEIDELFGLKMGADDFIRKPFSQRLLVERVKAVLRRGAAKDAAVKTPSQQARSLERGQLVMDQERHTCTWKGEPVTLTVTEFLILHSLAQRPGVVKSRDALMDSAYDEQVYVDDRTIDSHIKRLRKKFKAVDDDFDMIETLYGVGYRFREA; encoded by the coding sequence ATGGCAACAATTGCGCTCGTCGATGACGACCGAAATATCCTGACGTCGGTCTCGATCGCGCTGGAATCCGAAGGCTATCGGGTCGAGACATATACCGACGGCGCATCCGCGCTGGAGGGACTGACTGCCCGTCCGCCGAACCTCGCGATTTTCGACATCAAGATGCCGCGCATGGACGGAATGGAACTCCTGCGCCGGCTGCGGCAGAAATCCGATCTGCCGGTCATCTTCCTGACCTCGAAGGACGACGAGATCGACGAGCTGTTCGGCCTGAAAATGGGCGCCGACGATTTCATCCGCAAACCCTTCTCGCAGCGGCTGCTCGTGGAGCGTGTGAAGGCTGTGCTGCGGCGCGGCGCGGCCAAGGACGCCGCCGTCAAGACGCCCAGCCAGCAGGCCCGCTCGCTCGAACGCGGCCAGCTCGTCATGGACCAGGAGCGCCACACCTGCACCTGGAAGGGTGAGCCGGTGACGCTGACGGTCACCGAGTTCCTGATCCTGCATTCGCTCGCCCAGCGGCCCGGCGTCGTGAAGAGCCGTGACGCGCTGATGGATTCGGCCTATGATGAGCAGGTCTATGTCGATGACCGCACGATCGACAGCCACATCAAGCGCCTGCGCAAGAAGTTCAAGGCTGTCGACGACGACTTCGACATGATCGAGACGCTTTACGGCGTCGGCTACCGGTTTCGCGAGGCGTGA
- a CDS encoding sensor histidine kinase: MPGDIRTDAARGGSRDTTDSIGSAVRRDRKAIFGLRNPLKAGVSLAAVSLLAGVAPVAALDLTTMQAEMSVATSDVIQVAVFAGIMGAALLSAIWLIRERGRIAADNLELRGRLAEQNTALQRAESLLNLNDQRLVVWMKDRAKPDVVGSLGLAAGVPEERATFLAFGRWLMARSASQLERAIAELREKGRTFELVVETQRGSLLEAHGRNSASNAIVRFVSLSDAQTEHARLRAEHISLQSEYETIRGLIDALPMPFWLREIEGRLRWVNPAYAAAVETGETADVVRDGKELLPTSVRDAIAARHRDGKLFEQTVSTVIHGDRRLFSVVDYAGREGIAGIATDRTEIETVREELRKVQRSHSETLDQLTTAVAIFDAHEKLRFYNQAFQKLWDLDVAFLDSAPANALLLDRLRTDGRIPEQPEWRRWKEGVLSAYRAVQSQEDWWHLPDGRTIRVVANPHPAGGVTWVFENLTERMDLESRYNAAVRVQGETLDNLAEGVAVFGPDGRLRLSNPSFAKLWGLPEELARPDTHIKAIRAACELTAKDSPWAGFAADVTGFADERRDRRGQVEMNDGAVLRYALINLPNGQVMITFVDVTDTVNVERALKDKNEALQMADQLKNDFVQHVSYELRSPLTNIIGFTELLSLPDTGPLLQRQREYLDHIGSSSSVLLTIVNDILDLATVDAGIMELDIGEVDVDRIVKQSAELIAERLREHGIELDVDLSAAPQRFRADEHRVRQVLFNLLSNAVNYAPDGSRITLACRGKGGLIEFSVTDEGPGIPAEVLDTVYRRFESRANGGRRRGAGLGLSIVKSFVELHGGQVEISTGKGRGTTVTCRFPSEPDAMRPAAE, encoded by the coding sequence ATGCCCGGGGACATCCGGACGGACGCGGCGCGCGGGGGCAGCCGTGACACGACCGATTCAATCGGTAGCGCCGTACGGCGCGACAGGAAGGCCATTTTTGGCCTGCGCAATCCTTTGAAAGCAGGCGTGAGCCTCGCCGCCGTCTCGCTTCTTGCCGGCGTGGCGCCCGTCGCGGCGCTCGACCTGACGACGATGCAGGCGGAAATGAGTGTCGCCACGTCCGACGTCATCCAGGTCGCGGTCTTCGCCGGCATAATGGGAGCGGCGCTTCTTTCGGCGATCTGGCTCATCCGCGAGCGCGGCCGCATCGCGGCGGACAATCTCGAGCTGCGAGGGCGGCTCGCGGAACAGAATACCGCGCTTCAGCGGGCGGAATCGCTGCTGAACCTGAACGACCAGCGGCTGGTCGTGTGGATGAAGGACAGGGCGAAGCCCGACGTGGTGGGCTCGCTCGGGCTCGCGGCGGGCGTGCCGGAAGAGCGTGCAACCTTCCTCGCCTTCGGCCGCTGGCTGATGGCGCGTTCCGCCTCGCAGCTCGAACGCGCGATCGCCGAGCTTCGGGAGAAGGGCCGGACCTTCGAACTGGTTGTCGAGACGCAGCGCGGTTCGCTGCTCGAGGCGCATGGGCGCAATTCGGCGTCCAACGCCATTGTCCGCTTCGTGTCGCTCTCCGATGCGCAGACCGAACATGCCAGGCTCCGCGCCGAGCATATCTCTCTGCAATCCGAATACGAGACCATCCGGGGGCTGATCGATGCCCTGCCGATGCCGTTCTGGCTGCGCGAGATCGAGGGTCGCCTGCGCTGGGTGAATCCGGCCTATGCCGCCGCGGTCGAGACCGGTGAGACGGCGGATGTCGTCCGCGATGGCAAAGAGCTTTTGCCGACATCGGTGCGCGACGCCATCGCCGCGCGCCACCGCGACGGCAAGCTGTTCGAGCAGACCGTCTCTACCGTGATCCATGGCGACCGCAGGCTGTTCTCCGTCGTCGACTACGCCGGCCGCGAAGGCATCGCCGGCATCGCGACGGACCGGACCGAGATCGAGACCGTTCGCGAGGAACTCCGCAAGGTCCAGCGCAGCCACTCCGAGACGCTCGACCAACTCACCACCGCGGTCGCGATCTTCGATGCGCACGAGAAGCTGCGCTTCTACAATCAGGCTTTCCAGAAACTGTGGGATCTCGACGTCGCCTTCCTCGACAGCGCGCCGGCCAATGCGCTGCTGCTCGACCGGCTGCGCACCGACGGCCGCATCCCCGAGCAGCCCGAATGGCGGCGCTGGAAGGAAGGCGTGCTGTCCGCCTACCGCGCCGTGCAGTCGCAGGAAGACTGGTGGCACCTGCCCGACGGCCGCACCATCCGCGTCGTCGCCAATCCGCATCCGGCTGGCGGCGTCACCTGGGTGTTCGAGAACCTGACGGAGCGGATGGATCTCGAAAGCCGTTACAACGCCGCCGTGCGCGTGCAGGGCGAGACGCTGGACAATCTGGCGGAAGGCGTCGCCGTGTTCGGGCCCGACGGCCGGCTGCGCCTGTCCAACCCGTCCTTCGCCAAGCTCTGGGGCCTGCCGGAAGAACTCGCCCGCCCCGACACGCATATCAAGGCGATCCGCGCGGCCTGCGAGCTCACGGCCAAGGACAGCCCCTGGGCCGGCTTCGCCGCCGATGTGACCGGCTTCGCCGACGAACGCCGCGACCGCCGTGGCCAGGTCGAGATGAACGACGGCGCGGTGCTGCGCTACGCCCTGATCAACCTGCCAAACGGCCAGGTGATGATCACCTTTGTGGATGTTACCGACACGGTAAACGTCGAGCGCGCGCTGAAGGACAAGAACGAAGCGCTGCAGATGGCTGACCAGCTGAAGAACGACTTCGTCCAGCACGTCTCCTACGAGCTGCGCTCGCCGCTCACCAACATCATCGGCTTCACCGAATTGCTGTCGCTCCCCGACACCGGCCCACTGCTGCAGCGACAGCGGGAATATCTCGACCATATCGGCTCATCGTCGTCGGTGCTGCTCACCATCGTCAACGACATCCTCGACCTTGCGACCGTGGATGCCGGCATCATGGAGCTCGACATCGGCGAGGTGGACGTCGACCGCATCGTCAAGCAGTCGGCCGAGCTGATCGCCGAGCGGCTGCGCGAACACGGCATCGAGCTCGACGTCGACCTGTCGGCCGCGCCGCAGCGCTTCCGCGCCGACGAGCACCGCGTGCGCCAGGTTCTGTTCAACCTGCTCTCCAACGCCGTCAACTATGCGCCGGACGGCAGCCGCATCACGCTCGCCTGCCGCGGCAAGGGCGGCCTGATCGAATTTTCGGTCACGGACGAAGGACCGGGCATCCCGGCCGAGGTGCTCGACACGGTCTACCGCCGCTTCGAATCCCGCGCCAATGGCGGCCGCCGCCGCGGCGCCGGGCTCGGGCTCTCGATCGTCAAGAGCTTCGTCGAGCTGCACGGCGGCCAGGTCGAGATCTCGACTGGAAAGGGCCGCGGCACCACCGTGACCTGCCGTTTCCCCAGCGAACCGGACGCGATGCGCCCCGCGGCGGAATGA
- a CDS encoding nucleotidyltransferase family protein, with amino-acid sequence MSSVPSKAMVLAAGLGKRMRPITDTIPKPLVKIAGKPMIDWGLDALADAGVETAVVNVHYLPDQIVAHLASRTKPAIDISDERDALLESGGGIVRALPRLGPAPFFVLNADTFWIDSVDNNLVRLGLAWNDAEMDILLMLARLDQATGHSGGTDFLLASDGRLSRAKGDPRGLIYAGAAIVHPRIFDHAPAGAHSLNAEFDAALATGRLHGMVMDGDWITVGTPDAIAPAEAAVARAVAKPR; translated from the coding sequence ATGAGTTCCGTCCCGTCCAAGGCAATGGTCCTCGCCGCCGGGCTCGGCAAGCGCATGCGGCCGATCACCGACACGATACCGAAGCCGCTGGTAAAGATAGCCGGCAAACCAATGATCGATTGGGGCCTGGACGCCCTCGCAGATGCAGGCGTCGAAACGGCGGTCGTCAACGTGCACTACCTCCCCGACCAGATCGTCGCCCACCTCGCCTCGAGAACGAAACCGGCCATCGATATCTCCGACGAGCGCGACGCGCTGCTGGAATCCGGCGGCGGCATCGTCCGGGCGCTGCCGAGGCTCGGCCCCGCCCCCTTCTTCGTCCTCAACGCCGACACGTTCTGGATCGACAGCGTGGACAACAATCTCGTCCGCCTCGGGCTTGCCTGGAACGACGCGGAGATGGATATTCTCCTCATGCTGGCAAGGCTCGATCAGGCGACGGGGCATTCGGGAGGAACGGACTTCCTGCTGGCCTCCGACGGACGTCTTTCGCGCGCGAAGGGCGATCCGCGCGGATTGATCTACGCCGGCGCCGCGATCGTCCATCCGCGCATCTTCGACCACGCTCCGGCAGGCGCGCATTCGCTCAACGCCGAATTCGACGCGGCCCTCGCCACCGGCCGCCTGCACGGCATGGTCATGGACGGCGACTGGATCACCGTCGGCACGCCCGACGCCATCGCGCCCGCCGAGGCGGCAGTCGCACGGGCTGTCGCGAAGCCGCGATGA
- a CDS encoding HPr kinase/phosphorylase gives MIRSAREGIPDDAVNLHASVVVLDAGAVMIRGRTGAGKTHLALALIDEWQRKGRFARLLADDQVFVMRRDGRLTARTPHATAGLAEIRGVGIVEVPHEPAAQVDLVVDLVEQDAPDTPLSTVRIEAVDLPLLTLRHRDAAASCVSVARALATIRAVPGGQNGEIMLASDNDLGLPSRRGRTT, from the coding sequence ATGATCCGGTCCGCCCGCGAGGGCATTCCCGACGACGCCGTGAACCTCCATGCCTCCGTGGTCGTGCTGGATGCCGGCGCGGTGATGATCAGGGGTCGGACCGGCGCTGGCAAGACGCATCTGGCGCTTGCGCTGATCGACGAATGGCAGCGGAAGGGCCGCTTCGCGCGGCTTCTGGCCGACGATCAGGTCTTCGTCATGCGCCGCGACGGCCGGCTGACGGCCCGCACGCCGCATGCGACCGCCGGGCTGGCGGAGATCCGCGGCGTCGGCATCGTCGAGGTGCCGCACGAGCCGGCGGCGCAGGTGGATCTCGTCGTCGATCTGGTCGAACAGGATGCGCCGGATACACCTCTGTCGACGGTGCGGATCGAGGCCGTCGACCTGCCGCTTTTGACGCTGCGCCATCGCGACGCGGCTGCATCCTGCGTCTCCGTCGCACGGGCGCTCGCGACAATTCGCGCCGTCCCGGGCGGTCAAAACGGTGAAATTATGCTTGCCTCGGATAACGATTTGGGCTTGCCAAGCAGGCGCGGGCGGACAACATAG
- a CDS encoding PTS sugar transporter subunit IIA: protein MIGLVLVTHGRLAEEFRNAVEHVVGPQKNLETVCIGPDDDMEQRRLDIIAAVRKADSGTGVIMLTDMFGGTPSNLAISVMNPGRIEVIAGMNLPMLIKLSSVRAGDNMQAAIDEAQAAGRKYINVASQVLTGK from the coding sequence ATGATCGGTCTCGTGCTCGTCACGCACGGTCGTTTGGCTGAAGAGTTCCGCAATGCGGTGGAACATGTCGTCGGGCCCCAGAAGAATCTCGAAACCGTCTGCATCGGACCCGACGACGATATGGAGCAGCGCCGGCTCGACATCATCGCCGCCGTGCGCAAGGCCGACAGCGGCACCGGCGTGATCATGCTCACCGACATGTTCGGCGGCACGCCCTCCAACCTCGCGATCTCGGTGATGAATCCGGGCCGGATCGAGGTCATCGCCGGCATGAACCTGCCGATGCTGATCAAGCTGTCGAGCGTGCGCGCGGGCGACAACATGCAGGCGGCGATCGACGAGGCGCAGGCTGCCGGCCGCAAATACATCAACGTCGCGAGCCAGGTGCTGACCGGGAAATGA
- the tsaE gene encoding tRNA (adenosine(37)-N6)-threonylcarbamoyltransferase complex ATPase subunit type 1 TsaE translates to MPPETLTIELADDAATTRLGADIAAVARIGDVFALSGDLGAGKTTLARGFVRALAGDPAMDVPSPTFTLVQSYAGRLPVHHFDLYRLASGSDLDELGFDEAVSDGVALVEWPERADGLLPASRIRIVLTHLGSGRLATIEAPDEALRRLRRTLAIRQFLAGAGAPEATRTFLLGDASTRTYETVTEPGAPKRILMNAARQPDGPPIRDGKPYSQIAHLAESVTPFVAIAKALAVRGFCAPKIFAQDLDQGLLLIEHLGDAGFLDASGAPVRERYLAAATLLADMHRQSWPLEMEAAPGVIHRLPAYDREAMMIEVELLTDWYVPAQTGRAVEDAERADYRAAWDAAIARLASAEKSIVLRDYHSPNLIWREDREGNDRLGVIDFQDALWGPAAYDVASLALDARVTIPLELERATVDAYKTTRHAHGSFDEAAFDQAYAIMAAQRNSKILGIFVRLNKRDGKPQYLKHLPRIRDYVARVLPHPALAEVREFYLSRGLAG, encoded by the coding sequence ATGCCACCTGAAACGCTGACGATCGAGCTCGCAGACGACGCCGCAACGACGCGCCTCGGCGCGGACATTGCCGCCGTGGCGCGCATCGGCGATGTCTTCGCCCTGTCCGGCGATCTCGGCGCGGGCAAGACGACGCTCGCGCGCGGCTTCGTGCGGGCGCTGGCCGGCGATCCGGCGATGGATGTGCCGAGCCCGACCTTCACCCTCGTCCAGTCCTATGCAGGGCGCCTCCCGGTCCATCATTTCGACCTCTACCGCCTCGCATCCGGATCGGACCTCGACGAACTCGGCTTCGACGAGGCGGTGAGTGACGGTGTTGCTCTCGTCGAATGGCCCGAGCGCGCCGACGGCCTGCTGCCGGCCAGCCGCATCCGCATCGTCCTCACCCATCTCGGCAGCGGCCGCCTCGCCACCATCGAAGCCCCGGACGAGGCGCTCCGCCGCCTGCGCCGCACGCTCGCGATCCGCCAGTTCCTCGCCGGGGCCGGCGCGCCGGAGGCGACACGCACCTTCCTGCTCGGCGATGCCTCGACGCGCACCTACGAGACGGTGACCGAGCCGGGGGCGCCCAAGCGCATCCTGATGAACGCGGCGCGCCAGCCTGACGGCCCGCCGATCCGCGACGGCAAGCCCTACAGCCAGATCGCCCATCTCGCCGAATCGGTGACGCCCTTCGTTGCGATCGCCAAGGCCCTCGCCGTGCGCGGCTTCTGCGCGCCCAAGATCTTCGCGCAGGACCTCGACCAGGGACTGTTGCTGATCGAGCATCTCGGCGACGCCGGCTTCCTCGACGCCTCCGGCGCCCCGGTGCGCGAGCGCTATCTCGCCGCCGCCACCCTGCTCGCTGACATGCACCGCCAGAGCTGGCCGCTGGAGATGGAGGCTGCGCCCGGCGTGATCCATCGCCTGCCCGCCTATGATCGCGAGGCGATGATGATCGAGGTGGAGCTCCTCACCGATTGGTATGTGCCGGCGCAGACCGGCCGTGCCGTCGAGGATGCCGAGCGGGCTGACTACCGCGCCGCCTGGGACGCCGCGATCGCGCGCCTCGCCTCGGCCGAAAAGAGCATCGTGCTGCGCGACTATCATTCGCCCAACCTCATCTGGCGCGAGGATCGGGAAGGCAACGACCGGCTCGGCGTCATCGACTTCCAGGACGCGCTCTGGGGTCCGGCCGCCTACGATGTCGCCTCGCTGGCGCTCGATGCGCGCGTCACCATCCCGCTCGAGCTGGAGCGGGCGACGGTAGACGCCTACAAGACGACGCGGCATGCGCATGGCAGCTTCGACGAGGCTGCCTTCGACCAGGCCTATGCCATCATGGCCGCGCAGCGGAACTCGAAGATCCTCGGCATCTTCGTCAGGCTCAACAAGCGCGACGGCAAGCCGCAATATCTCAAGCACCTGCCGCGCATCCGCGACTATGTCGCGCGCGTCCTGCCGCATCCCGCTCTTGCCGAGGTGCGCGAATTCTACCTGTCGCGCGGGCTGGCCGGATGA
- the ahcY gene encoding adenosylhomocysteinase, which translates to MANDYVIADIKLADWGRKEIEIAETEMPGLMAAREEFGPSKPLKGARISGSLHMTIQTAVLIETLQALGADVRWASCNIFSTQDHAAAAIAAAGTPVFAIKGENLTEYWEYTDKIFQWADGGTTNMILDDGGDATMYILIGARAEAGEDVLSKPGNEEEEILFAQIKKRMAATPGFFTKNRDAIRGVTEETTTGVNRLYQLQKKGLLPFPAINVNDSVTKSKFDNKYGCKESLVDGIRRGTDVMMAGKVAVVCGYGDVGKGSAASLKGAGARVKVTEVDPICALQAAMDGFEVVTLEDAAPTADIIITTTGNKDVITIEHMRQFKDMAIVGNIGHFDNEIQVAALRNLKWTNVKPQVDMIEFPGGKRIILLSEGRLLNLGNATGHPSFVMSASFTNQVLAQIELWTKPGVYKNEVYVLPKHLDEKVARLHLEKLGAKLTELSGEQAAYIGVPQNGPFKAEHYRY; encoded by the coding sequence ATGGCCAACGACTATGTGATTGCCGACATCAAGCTTGCGGACTGGGGCCGCAAGGAGATCGAGATCGCCGAGACTGAGATGCCCGGCCTCATGGCTGCGCGCGAGGAGTTCGGCCCGTCCAAGCCGCTCAAGGGCGCGCGCATCTCCGGCTCGCTGCACATGACGATCCAGACCGCCGTGCTGATCGAGACCCTTCAGGCGCTGGGCGCGGATGTCCGCTGGGCCTCGTGCAACATCTTCTCGACCCAGGACCACGCGGCCGCGGCGATCGCAGCTGCCGGCACCCCGGTCTTCGCCATCAAGGGCGAGAACCTGACCGAGTATTGGGAATACACCGACAAGATCTTCCAGTGGGCCGATGGCGGCACCACCAACATGATCCTGGACGATGGTGGCGACGCCACCATGTACATCCTGATCGGCGCCCGCGCGGAAGCCGGCGAGGACGTGCTGTCGAAGCCGGGCAACGAGGAAGAGGAAATCCTCTTCGCGCAGATCAAGAAGCGCATGGCCGCCACGCCCGGTTTCTTCACCAAGAACCGCGACGCGATCCGCGGTGTCACCGAAGAGACCACCACCGGCGTCAACCGCCTCTACCAGCTGCAGAAGAAGGGCCTGCTGCCCTTCCCGGCGATCAACGTCAACGACTCGGTCACCAAGTCGAAGTTCGACAACAAATACGGCTGCAAGGAATCGTTGGTGGACGGCATCCGCCGCGGCACCGACGTGATGATGGCCGGCAAGGTCGCGGTCGTCTGCGGCTACGGTGACGTCGGCAAGGGTTCGGCCGCCTCGCTGAAGGGTGCCGGCGCTCGCGTCAAGGTCACCGAGGTCGACCCGATCTGCGCGCTGCAGGCTGCAATGGACGGGTTCGAGGTCGTGACGCTTGAGGACGCGGCCCCGACGGCCGACATCATCATTACGACGACCGGCAACAAGGACGTCATCACCATCGAGCACATGCGCCAGTTCAAGGACATGGCGATCGTCGGAAACATCGGCCACTTCGACAACGAGATTCAGGTCGCCGCGCTGCGCAACCTGAAATGGACCAACGTCAAGCCGCAGGTCGACATGATCGAGTTCCCGGGCGGCAAGCGCATCATCCTGCTGTCGGAAGGCCGGCTGCTCAATCTCGGCAATGCGACCGGTCATCCGAGCTTCGTCATGTCGGCATCGTTCACCAACCAGGTGCTGGCCCAGATCGAGCTCTGGACCAAGCCCGGCGTCTACAAGAACGAGGTCTATGTGCTGCCGAAGCATCTGGACGAAAAGGTCGCCCGCCTGCACCTCGAGAAGCTTGGCGCGAAGCTCACGGAGCTTTCGGGAGAACAGGCCGCCTATATCGGCGTGCCGCAGAACGGTCCGTTCAAGGCCGAACACTACCGCTATTGA
- a CDS encoding HPr family phosphocarrier protein: MKADVDKITRELPIINQRGLHARASAKFVQTVNRFNAMVTVEKDGVSVGGNSIMGLMMLAASPGCCIRVSASGPDASDVIAALELLIADRFGEEM; this comes from the coding sequence ATGAAGGCCGACGTCGACAAGATCACCCGCGAACTGCCGATCATCAACCAGCGCGGCCTGCATGCGCGCGCTTCCGCGAAGTTCGTCCAGACCGTGAACCGGTTCAACGCCATGGTCACGGTCGAAAAGGACGGCGTCTCCGTCGGCGGCAATTCGATCATGGGCCTGATGATGCTTGCGGCGAGCCCCGGATGCTGCATCCGGGTCTCGGCGAGCGGGCCGGACGCCTCCGATGTCATCGCCGCGCTCGAGCTCCTGATCGCCGATCGCTTCGGCGAGGAGATGTGA
- a CDS encoding sensor histidine kinase produces the protein MTADTEIDRTAAPPRSATRARSWLPARAATSLRRFLGHYVFSSLTRRILVLNLAGLAVLVSGILYMNQFREGLIEARVESLMTQGEIIAAAIAASATVDTDAITLDPEKLLELQAGESVNPTSDQLDSLDFPINPELVAPVLRRLISPTRTRARIFDRDANLLLDSKHIYSRGQILRYQLPPVDQEQQGVLDRIGKFVGNLFRRTDLPVYREQPGGSGAIYPEVIKALTGNRATVVRVNEQGEQMVSVAVPVQRFRAVLGVLMLSTEGGDIDNIIAAERQAILSVFGVAAFVMALLSLLTASTIANPLRRLAAAAVRVRRGTKHREEIPDFSDREDEIGNLSTALRDMTNALYARIEAIESFAADVSHELKNPLTSLRSAVETLPLARNEDSRQRLMDVIQHDVRRLDRLITDISDASRLDAELARQDASTVDLKKLVSDLVSFSREGGRHKKAVDIELKVGKLPQGVKGWTVVGHDLRLGQVLTNLIENARSFVPDEGGRIVISMTRSGRRVVVSVDDNGPGIRAENIDRIFERFYTDRPGSESFGQNSGLGLSISRQIVEAHGGTLTAENIPGIKPGDIRGARFVISLPAE, from the coding sequence ATGACGGCGGATACGGAGATCGACAGGACCGCGGCGCCGCCGCGGAGCGCCACGCGGGCCAGATCATGGCTGCCCGCGCGGGCCGCCACGTCGCTGCGCCGCTTTCTCGGCCACTACGTCTTCTCGAGCCTGACGCGGCGCATCCTCGTCCTCAACCTTGCCGGGCTTGCGGTGCTGGTCTCGGGCATCCTCTACATGAACCAGTTCCGCGAGGGGCTGATCGAGGCGCGCGTTGAGAGCCTGATGACGCAGGGCGAGATCATCGCGGCCGCGATCGCGGCCTCGGCGACGGTCGACACCGATGCGATCACGCTCGATCCGGAGAAGCTGCTCGAGCTCCAGGCGGGCGAGAGCGTCAATCCGACGAGCGACCAGCTCGACAGCCTCGACTTCCCGATCAATCCGGAACTGGTCGCGCCGGTCCTGCGGCGGCTGATCTCGCCTACCCGCACCCGCGCGCGTATCTTCGACCGCGACGCCAACCTGCTGCTCGATTCCAAGCACATCTATTCGCGCGGCCAGATCCTGCGCTACCAGCTGCCGCCGGTCGATCAGGAACAGCAGGGCGTGCTCGACCGCATCGGCAAGTTCGTCGGCAACCTTTTTCGCAGGACCGACCTGCCCGTCTACCGCGAGCAGCCCGGCGGCAGCGGCGCGATCTATCCCGAGGTGATCAAGGCGCTGACGGGCAACCGGGCAACCGTCGTGCGCGTGAACGAGCAGGGTGAGCAGATGGTGTCCGTCGCCGTGCCGGTGCAGCGCTTCCGGGCGGTGCTCGGCGTCCTGATGCTCTCCACCGAAGGGGGCGACATCGACAACATCATAGCCGCCGAACGCCAGGCCATTCTCAGCGTCTTCGGCGTGGCTGCGTTCGTCATGGCCCTCTTGTCGCTGCTCACGGCGTCGACCATCGCCAATCCGCTGCGGCGGCTGGCTGCGGCGGCGGTCAGGGTGCGGCGCGGCACCAAGCACCGCGAGGAAATCCCCGATTTCTCCGACCGCGAGGACGAGATCGGCAATCTGTCGACCGCCCTTCGTGACATGACCAACGCGCTCTACGCCCGCATCGAGGCGATCGAGAGCTTCGCAGCCGATGTGAGCCATGAGCTCAAGAATCCGCTCACCTCGCTGCGCAGCGCCGTCGAGACGCTGCCACTGGCCAGGAACGAGGATTCGCGCCAGCGGCTGATGGATGTGATCCAGCACGACGTGCGCCGCCTCGACCGGCTGATCACCGACATCTCCGACGCCTCCCGCCTCGACGCCGAGCTCGCGCGCCAGGACGCGTCCACCGTCGATCTCAAGAAGCTGGTGTCCGATCTCGTCTCCTTCTCGCGCGAGGGCGGCCGGCACAAGAAGGCGGTCGACATCGAGCTCAAGGTCGGCAAGCTACCGCAGGGGGTAAAGGGCTGGACGGTCGTCGGCCACGACCTGCGGCTCGGCCAGGTGCTCACCAACCTCATCGAGAACGCCCGTTCCTTCGTGCCGGACGAAGGCGGGCGCATCGTCATCTCCATGACCCGGTCCGGACGCCGCGTCGTCGTGTCGGTGGACGACAACGGCCCGGGCATCCGTGCCGAGAACATCGACCGCATCTTCGAGCGCTTCTACACCGACCGGCCCGGCAGCGAGTCTTTCGGTCAGAATTCGGGTCTCGGCCTGTCGATCAGCCGCCAGATCGTCGAGGCGCATGGCGGCACGCTGACCGCCGAGAACATCCCCGGCATCAAGCCGGGCGACATTCGCGGCGCCCGCTTCGTCATCTCGTTGCCGGCCGAATGA